Proteins encoded by one window of Erysipelothrix rhusiopathiae:
- a CDS encoding sensor histidine kinase — MNPNKRKHFVIRFVSAAVFIASLSGFAGSIYALVKMQSLHVNSMAPEAVREYVFNETAQEQIHSLIRMSSFDNVSDKRFSGGIKDTETSVVSPNHFFKIYNSDNTLLYSKETPSKSGFITVYTLSDYQSVDEYDDYGNYIKSQMIQKEYKVESQIVKGAHDVFWFYEILITKLLEIGYRLYGILIVSAFLMLASWVTFTKHAGIRNDEGTIEQNPFDRIPLEPFALLYLFVFGFSISLIGESVNLFYRDVPNAFLMGSSITFLLLGLSFIFYNSFIKRIKAKQLLVNSWIYRWGYLPIKRLYKSSFQNRDLILKVSMIVGASLLFDFITMISISNHNNGTMIFFWLLKTGVVVYFILKFTLDGKVIRDATHAMVFGNLDEPLDTTKFHGVLKDHAHDLNQLSDGMHLAVEKQMKSERMKTDLITNVSHDIKTPLTSIINYIGLLEQKSFEDLEVQEYLDVLSRQSSRLKKLIEDLVEASKASSGSIHLNQEDTDLNVLLDQVIGEYRDRFDQKQLELVLTQDVVYANLDGNVLFRILDNLFGNICKYSLMQSRVYVSLKHIDQNAVLEIKNISDVSLNISADELMERFVRGDASRNTEGSGLGLSIAKALTEVMGGDLKLHIDGDLFKVKLSFPLK, encoded by the coding sequence ATGAATCCGAATAAACGCAAACATTTTGTAATCCGCTTCGTATCGGCAGCAGTCTTTATCGCATCATTAAGTGGATTTGCCGGGAGTATCTATGCATTGGTTAAGATGCAATCCTTGCATGTAAACAGTATGGCTCCGGAAGCAGTACGGGAATATGTTTTTAATGAAACTGCGCAAGAACAAATTCATTCTTTAATTCGAATGTCATCATTTGATAATGTGTCCGACAAGCGCTTTTCCGGAGGAATTAAAGATACGGAAACATCCGTAGTGTCACCCAATCATTTTTTTAAAATCTATAATTCGGACAATACGCTTTTATACAGTAAAGAAACCCCTTCGAAGTCTGGATTTATCACAGTCTATACTCTTTCGGATTATCAAAGCGTGGATGAATATGATGATTACGGTAATTACATAAAATCTCAGATGATTCAAAAAGAATATAAAGTTGAAAGTCAGATTGTAAAGGGGGCACATGATGTTTTCTGGTTCTATGAAATCTTAATCACCAAGCTCTTAGAAATAGGCTATCGACTGTATGGAATACTGATTGTCTCTGCCTTCTTAATGCTTGCTTCATGGGTCACTTTCACAAAACATGCAGGGATACGTAATGATGAAGGCACAATCGAACAGAATCCTTTTGATCGCATTCCTTTAGAACCCTTTGCACTTTTATATTTATTCGTTTTTGGATTTTCAATCAGTCTTATTGGCGAGAGTGTAAATCTGTTCTATCGTGATGTTCCCAATGCATTTCTCATGGGCAGTAGTATAACATTCCTCTTATTAGGCTTGTCATTTATTTTTTATAATTCGTTTATTAAACGTATTAAAGCTAAACAGTTATTGGTGAACTCATGGATTTATCGATGGGGATATTTACCGATAAAACGTCTCTATAAATCATCGTTCCAAAATCGTGACCTGATTCTTAAAGTTTCTATGATTGTGGGAGCATCTTTATTGTTCGATTTCATAACGATGATCTCAATCTCTAATCATAATAACGGCACCATGATCTTTTTCTGGTTACTTAAAACAGGAGTGGTTGTTTATTTTATCCTAAAATTTACGTTGGATGGTAAAGTGATTCGAGATGCGACACACGCGATGGTTTTTGGAAATTTAGATGAGCCTCTTGATACAACAAAATTCCATGGTGTCCTGAAAGATCATGCACACGATTTAAATCAACTTTCAGATGGGATGCATCTTGCGGTTGAGAAACAAATGAAATCAGAACGCATGAAAACAGATTTGATTACAAATGTTTCTCATGACATCAAAACCCCACTGACCTCAATCATCAATTACATTGGACTTCTTGAACAAAAATCGTTTGAAGATCTTGAAGTGCAAGAATACTTAGATGTTCTTTCCAGACAATCTTCACGACTTAAGAAATTAATTGAGGATTTGGTTGAAGCATCGAAAGCAAGTTCAGGATCCATTCATCTTAATCAAGAAGATACCGATCTTAATGTCCTTTTAGATCAGGTCATTGGTGAATACCGTGATCGCTTTGATCAGAAACAATTAGAACTCGTCTTGACTCAGGATGTTGTTTATGCGAATTTAGATGGGAATGTTCTCTTTCGTATTCTGGATAATTTGTTTGGAAATATCTGTAAGTATTCCTTAATGCAATCTCGGGTTTATGTCTCACTAAAACACATTGATCAGAATGCAGTTCTTGAAATTAAAAACATTTCAGATGTATCCCTAAACATCAGTGCGGATGAATTAATGGAACGATTTGTACGTGGGGATGCATCCCGAAATACAGAAGGTAGTGGTCTGGGACTTTCAATCGCAAAAGCCTTAACTGAAGTAATGGGAGGAGACTTGAAGTTGCATATTGATGGCGATCTCTTTAAAGTCAAATTAAGCTTTCCACTAAAGTGA
- a CDS encoding response regulator transcription factor: MNRILVVDDDFEIRELLELLLTNDGFQVQTYSNGYDALEALDDGFDLAILDVMMPEIDGIKLCRKIRDAHQIPILFLTAKEKEEDVVRGFSAGADDYVMKPFSYLELSVRVKALLRRYCNYGSKQQGNDYEMLEEGNLRLNRRTNEVYKNGVLLDLTEREYRILRLLLGNPGRIYTMEQLFEIVWEDTYFYSCSNTVMVHIRNLRKKVEDEPNKPKIVKNVWGKGYTYDGL, from the coding sequence ATGAATCGTATACTTGTGGTCGATGATGATTTTGAAATTCGGGAACTACTTGAACTACTACTTACAAACGATGGCTTTCAAGTGCAGACGTATTCGAACGGGTATGATGCATTGGAGGCGCTTGATGATGGATTTGATTTAGCGATTTTAGATGTGATGATGCCTGAGATTGATGGTATTAAACTGTGCCGGAAAATACGTGATGCACATCAAATTCCAATTCTTTTTCTGACAGCTAAAGAGAAAGAAGAAGATGTTGTGAGAGGGTTTTCTGCGGGTGCCGATGATTATGTAATGAAGCCCTTTTCATATCTAGAGCTTAGTGTTCGGGTTAAAGCACTTTTACGACGTTACTGTAATTATGGAAGTAAGCAACAAGGAAATGACTATGAGATGCTTGAAGAAGGAAATCTACGCTTAAATCGAAGAACCAATGAAGTCTATAAAAATGGAGTTTTACTTGACTTAACGGAGCGTGAATATCGTATTTTACGTCTTCTTTTAGGGAATCCAGGCCGTATTTACACCATGGAACAACTTTTTGAAATTGTATGGGAAGATACGTATTTCTATTCCTGTTCCAATACAGTCATGGTTCATATTCGTAATCTCCGTAAAAAAGTAGAAGATGAACCCAATAAACCTAAGATTGTGAAAAATGTTTGGGGTAAAGGGTATACATACGATGGTCTTTAG
- a CDS encoding sensor histidine kinase, which yields MRHFSEVYITSVHPNRNTIHQRVDSLQTYIAEKKITEQSLDQLNDWVKQYPYSLFYIYNDSKLLYTNDLEVEVRSFDTRNDASYPLQTFGLDVSGSPLRVDIMSQDNIEFLDRVDQVNRVVSFIAFVTVMCILLRSMTSYIETITNELNAIGGGMLETKVSEQGNDELTDLARGINMMREALIANTEMVVRSQEALKDATTTLSHDIRTPMTILLGYLEYLQNDETLNSSHHDKIHRCYDKAHQVKDLTQELLQCFTDIANQEEHSFPIIKTSFNDLKHDFLKQLRSSLEVYGIEVVVEDLGKQEGWCYVSHILMHRIFDNVTSNIIKYAQYDQGVKVKIKMIGTKVRILVENEIALVPRNHESYGIGLRSCERLMNLQDGFLTWNRNGTQFQLCLELIVKNY from the coding sequence ATGAGACATTTTTCAGAAGTCTATATCACAAGTGTCCATCCCAATCGTAATACGATTCATCAACGTGTGGATTCCTTACAAACTTATATCGCGGAAAAAAAGATTACTGAGCAGTCCCTTGATCAACTCAATGACTGGGTTAAACAATATCCATATTCGCTTTTTTATATCTACAATGATTCGAAATTGTTGTATACCAACGATCTTGAGGTGGAAGTACGCTCATTTGATACACGCAATGATGCATCATATCCACTTCAAACATTTGGTCTCGATGTAAGCGGATCACCGCTTCGTGTTGATATTATGAGCCAGGATAATATTGAATTTCTAGATCGTGTTGATCAAGTGAACCGCGTAGTTTCGTTTATCGCATTCGTAACGGTGATGTGTATTTTATTACGAAGTATGACCTCTTACATTGAAACCATTACCAATGAGTTGAATGCGATTGGTGGGGGGATGCTTGAGACGAAAGTATCTGAACAAGGAAATGATGAATTAACGGATCTAGCCCGTGGCATTAATATGATGCGTGAGGCACTGATTGCGAATACTGAGATGGTTGTACGATCACAAGAAGCATTAAAAGATGCAACCACAACCTTATCGCATGATATTCGAACGCCAATGACAATATTACTGGGTTATCTTGAATACTTACAAAATGATGAAACTTTGAATTCATCGCATCACGATAAAATTCATCGATGTTATGATAAAGCACATCAAGTTAAAGATTTAACTCAAGAATTACTCCAATGCTTCACAGATATCGCAAACCAAGAAGAGCATTCCTTTCCAATTATTAAAACATCTTTCAATGACTTAAAACACGATTTTTTAAAGCAATTACGGTCATCGCTTGAGGTGTATGGTATTGAGGTTGTGGTTGAAGATTTAGGTAAGCAGGAGGGTTGGTGTTATGTTTCTCATATCCTAATGCATCGTATTTTTGATAATGTAACGTCAAATATTATTAAATACGCTCAATATGATCAAGGGGTTAAGGTTAAAATAAAAATGATCGGTACAAAAGTTCGTATACTTGTTGAGAATGAAATAGCCTTGGTGCCAAGAAATCATGAGAGTTATGGTATCGGGTTAAGAAGCTGCGAACGCTTGATGAATCTTCAAGATGGATTTTTAACGTGGAATCGCAATGGAACCCAGTTTCAATTATGTTTGGAGTTAATAGTTAAGAATTATTAA
- a CDS encoding YeiH family protein encodes MNSIKKYTPGFMLSCLVALIAILLESLLPVKFVGASVIALLIGMLVNTWKEPSPVIKTGLKFTSKHVLKFAIILLGASLNITMILTVGKLSLAVMVFTLLTCFGGGYFIGKKLGLNWKLSNLISAGTGICGGSAIAAIAPVIEAEDEDIAYAMSATFLFDVLMIVLFPIMGKALGLTDMAYGLWAGTAVNDTSSVVAAGYAFSEAAGDFATMVKLTRTLAIIPTVIVFSLIHAHVKKRDGLTPANESLKLTQIIPWFILLFIGMAILNSTGIIPVGVSHLLKQISKFLMVCALASIGLNTKFKSMIKTGLNPFLHGFIISLLVVVVALGVEFMMGIV; translated from the coding sequence ATGAACTCAATTAAAAAATATACACCCGGTTTTATGCTTTCATGCCTAGTAGCCCTTATCGCTATTCTACTTGAAAGCCTATTACCCGTTAAATTTGTCGGAGCATCCGTCATTGCACTGCTTATTGGAATGCTTGTGAATACGTGGAAAGAACCCAGTCCTGTTATCAAAACAGGTTTAAAATTCACATCCAAGCATGTTTTAAAATTCGCAATCATTCTTTTAGGAGCATCACTAAATATTACGATGATCTTAACAGTTGGAAAACTATCCTTAGCGGTTATGGTATTTACACTGCTTACATGTTTTGGTGGAGGATACTTTATTGGGAAAAAACTTGGTTTAAATTGGAAGTTATCCAATTTAATCTCTGCTGGTACTGGAATTTGTGGTGGTTCCGCAATTGCTGCGATTGCACCTGTCATTGAAGCAGAAGATGAAGATATCGCTTATGCGATGTCCGCAACATTTTTATTTGATGTACTGATGATTGTATTATTCCCTATCATGGGAAAAGCATTGGGTCTCACAGATATGGCTTATGGTTTGTGGGCAGGAACTGCTGTGAATGATACATCAAGTGTTGTGGCAGCGGGCTATGCATTTTCGGAAGCAGCAGGTGATTTCGCGACGATGGTGAAATTAACACGGACGTTGGCTATTATTCCAACCGTAATTGTCTTCTCATTAATTCATGCACACGTTAAAAAACGTGATGGCTTAACTCCCGCAAATGAGTCCCTTAAATTAACACAAATCATACCTTGGTTTATTTTATTATTTATTGGAATGGCTATCCTCAACAGTACTGGTATTATACCCGTTGGCGTCAGTCATCTTCTCAAACAAATTAGTAAGTTTTTAATGGTTTGTGCACTTGCTTCAATTGGATTGAATACAAAATTTAAATCCATGATTAAGACTGGACTTAATCCGTTCCTCCACGGTTTTATTATTTCTTTACTCGTGGTGGTCGTTGCATTGGGTGTTGAATTTATGATGGGCATTGTTTAG
- a CDS encoding LysR family transcriptional regulator — translation MDPKLKTLMTVMELESYTEAATVLHLTQPAVSQHIKRLESIYQCKLVFFEGRVLHFTQSAYLLYDYAKIQSAYQEVLFQKLEGVENPVSIGMTLSIADYYFPTSLRSYLIEECVNFKIKVANTDTLLEDLKSGVIDCALVEGMFDQDIFTSHIFTEARFMPVVARNHPLVGRSVSLEKLLLYPVIVREPGSGTRSIFENWLTAHNHRLTSFQSVQEIGSFQTIKTFLKQSHAVSFMYTKVAHEEIENKALTYLDLEDFELKRPLHFVYLKHHLKQKEIEAIYHLTQK, via the coding sequence ATGGATCCAAAGTTAAAAACATTAATGACGGTGATGGAGTTGGAAAGTTATACAGAGGCTGCCACCGTGCTTCATTTAACCCAACCTGCAGTTTCTCAACACATTAAGCGCTTGGAATCAATCTACCAATGTAAGTTGGTTTTTTTTGAAGGTCGAGTCTTGCATTTTACACAATCAGCCTATTTACTTTATGATTACGCTAAAATACAAAGTGCATACCAGGAGGTGTTGTTTCAAAAACTTGAAGGTGTTGAAAACCCGGTATCCATTGGTATGACTCTGTCGATTGCGGATTACTATTTTCCGACATCTTTACGATCGTATCTTATTGAAGAGTGTGTCAATTTTAAAATTAAAGTTGCGAATACGGATACGCTTTTAGAGGATTTGAAATCGGGTGTTATTGATTGTGCTTTGGTTGAAGGCATGTTTGACCAAGATATTTTTACTTCTCATATCTTTACAGAAGCTCGCTTTATGCCCGTAGTGGCACGAAATCATCCTTTGGTGGGTCGAAGTGTGAGTTTAGAGAAACTCCTGTTATATCCGGTTATAGTGCGTGAGCCAGGTTCGGGTACGCGCTCAATTTTCGAAAACTGGTTGACGGCTCATAATCATCGCTTAACCTCATTTCAATCCGTACAAGAGATTGGTAGTTTTCAAACAATCAAAACATTTTTAAAACAATCCCATGCTGTTTCATTTATGTATACCAAAGTTGCGCATGAAGAAATCGAAAACAAAGCATTAACATACCTTGATCTCGAAGATTTTGAATTAAAACGGCCTTTACACTTTGTGTATCTAAAACATCACTTGAAACAAAAAGAAATTGAGGCAATTTATCATCTAACCCAAAAATAA
- the brnQ gene encoding branched-chain amino acid transport system II carrier protein has translation MNKLSKSQLLSVSLMLFSMFFGAGNLIFPTMIGYLAGSHKWIGIFAFSVTAVLLPILALVAVSKQDGFLNLTHKVHPCFALIFPTILYLLSGPLLSVPRAGIMPFETSLRLLFNNPHHVQIGLLIYSFLFFLLCFGFCIKPQALSDRVGKILTPLLLLFILILFGAAFFTSLSRNTISHEPYLTSGSAFASGLVDGYLTLDGLGALNLGILVTMSIKSYGLKDEQQVRKATVQSGVIAGVLLFVVYCMLGFLGNLMSSELIQAQNGAEVIAHLGTRLFGNYGPFVLGMLFFLACLTTCVGLISCSAEFFAERYPRLSYRRSVSILCFISFAISNIGLTTILKISGPILACVYPAAIVLILLGLSSRPSTLTYRIAIISSTLFSVIAVLDHFKVSIPLITQFCRALPFYALNLGWVVPTFILALFSLMLQKKEELQ, from the coding sequence ATGAATAAATTATCAAAATCACAGTTATTATCTGTAAGTTTAATGTTGTTTTCGATGTTTTTCGGTGCTGGAAATCTTATTTTTCCGACGATGATTGGTTATCTTGCAGGATCTCATAAATGGATTGGTATTTTCGCATTCAGTGTTACGGCTGTACTTTTACCGATTCTCGCACTGGTTGCTGTTTCAAAACAAGATGGATTTTTAAATCTAACGCATAAAGTTCATCCTTGCTTTGCATTGATTTTCCCAACTATTTTGTATCTTTTAAGTGGTCCACTCTTATCGGTACCTCGAGCGGGTATTATGCCTTTTGAAACCTCACTGCGTCTCCTCTTTAATAACCCGCATCATGTCCAAATTGGATTATTGATTTATTCATTCTTATTTTTTCTTTTATGCTTTGGTTTTTGTATTAAACCACAAGCACTCAGTGATCGTGTTGGAAAAATCTTAACACCATTACTCTTACTGTTTATTCTAATTTTGTTTGGTGCTGCTTTCTTCACAAGCTTGTCCCGAAACACCATTTCTCATGAGCCTTATCTCACATCCGGGTCCGCTTTCGCAAGTGGTCTTGTGGATGGTTACTTAACACTCGATGGATTGGGTGCTTTAAACCTTGGTATTTTAGTCACAATGTCAATTAAGAGTTATGGATTGAAAGATGAACAACAAGTTCGAAAAGCAACTGTACAATCAGGTGTTATTGCAGGGGTTCTCTTGTTTGTTGTTTACTGTATGCTTGGTTTTTTAGGAAATCTCATGTCAAGTGAGCTTATTCAGGCTCAAAATGGTGCGGAAGTTATTGCACATCTTGGAACACGTTTATTTGGAAATTATGGTCCTTTTGTTCTTGGTATGCTTTTCTTTCTTGCTTGTCTTACAACCTGTGTGGGTCTTATCAGTTGTTCTGCGGAATTCTTTGCGGAACGATATCCACGCTTAAGCTACCGTCGTAGTGTATCAATCCTTTGCTTTATAAGTTTCGCAATCTCCAATATTGGGCTCACAACAATTCTGAAAATCAGTGGTCCCATCCTCGCGTGTGTCTATCCAGCCGCAATCGTTTTAATACTCTTAGGTTTATCCTCAAGACCCTCTACCCTTACATACCGGATCGCAATTATATCCAGTACGCTTTTTAGTGTTATTGCAGTCCTTGATCATTTCAAAGTTTCAATTCCCCTCATAACTCAATTCTGTCGAGCACTGCCCTTCTACGCACTTAATCTTGGATGGGTTGTTCCCACATTTATCCTTGCATTATTTAGTTTAATGCTCCAAAAGAAAGAGGAACTTCAATAA
- a CDS encoding YdcF family protein: MSDYSVVIILSIMCIGLGGILFISFRRNRGRILNGFLFNALLMLIAVDIIAFSFTHYNPFLQAISLLLMILGILVFLLGYYILIIGLFKNAKRLIQKEGVRFSNLLTLFAGIGLIFFVFIIPLLSKLIPQELRWMHTLLTCITFSCFYFIFVFINFLSSSFLYQFFKPHKDRDFIIVLGSGLRNGTEVPPLLAARIDVALEYYHHQTVPPRLIFSGGQGEDECVPEGQAMRDYALNRGIPESHALMETRSTTTYENMLFSKEIMDTYEFDHPYTCLFSSNTFHIFRASQYARRVGLDAHGIGAKTAGYFVPNALIREFIALMVMHRRFHLILNGLAYAVIFLASFL, encoded by the coding sequence ATGTCTGATTATTCAGTAGTGATAATTCTTTCTATAATGTGTATTGGTTTAGGGGGTATTCTTTTTATATCCTTTAGGCGCAATCGTGGGCGGATTTTAAATGGATTTTTATTCAATGCGTTATTGATGCTTATCGCAGTTGATATCATTGCGTTTTCTTTCACCCATTACAATCCCTTTCTCCAAGCAATTTCTTTGTTATTAATGATTCTGGGAATTTTAGTCTTTCTTTTAGGTTACTATATTCTCATAATCGGTCTTTTTAAAAATGCGAAACGTTTAATCCAGAAAGAAGGGGTTCGTTTTTCAAATTTATTAACGCTTTTTGCAGGTATCGGTTTAATTTTCTTTGTCTTTATTATTCCGTTACTGTCTAAATTAATACCACAAGAGTTACGATGGATGCATACACTTTTGACCTGTATTACGTTTTCCTGCTTTTACTTTATTTTTGTTTTCATTAATTTCCTATCGTCCTCTTTTCTTTATCAGTTTTTTAAACCCCATAAAGATCGTGATTTTATTATTGTATTGGGGAGTGGACTTCGAAATGGTACCGAAGTCCCCCCACTGCTTGCTGCTCGAATTGATGTAGCTCTTGAGTATTATCACCATCAAACCGTACCACCTCGTCTGATTTTTAGTGGTGGACAAGGGGAAGATGAATGCGTTCCCGAAGGGCAAGCGATGCGTGATTATGCACTTAATCGCGGCATTCCCGAATCCCACGCCCTCATGGAAACGCGATCCACAACAACCTATGAGAATATGCTTTTTTCAAAAGAAATTATGGATACTTACGAATTTGACCATCCCTATACTTGTCTTTTTAGTTCCAATACCTTCCATATTTTTAGAGCCAGCCAATATGCGCGACGTGTCGGTTTAGATGCGCATGGCATCGGCGCAAAGACGGCCGGTTATTTTGTACCCAATGCTCTGATTCGTGAATTTATTGCGTTGATGGTTATGCATCGACGCTTTCATCTCATCCTTAATGGCCTTGCCTATGCTGTTATTTTCCTTGCAAGTTTTCTCTAA
- a CDS encoding GNAT family N-acetyltransferase, producing the protein MIEIRKLQKEDMKLLWEYAFQKERPWMSFDAPFLDEHLPLSYEEFEASRLELYLDVDFRQGIFKDGRLIGLVSYYWESYKTRWLEFGIVIYDENEWGHGLGSSCAMFWMDQLFTAFPDIQRLGFSTWSGNKAMMGVGENIGMTLEGKIRSVRYYQGKYYDALKYGMLREEWDVKRRMF; encoded by the coding sequence ATGATAGAGATACGTAAACTACAAAAAGAAGACATGAAATTACTTTGGGAATATGCATTTCAAAAAGAAAGACCGTGGATGTCCTTTGATGCACCTTTTCTTGATGAACATCTTCCATTATCCTACGAAGAATTTGAGGCTTCACGACTTGAATTATACTTGGATGTTGATTTTAGACAGGGAATTTTTAAAGACGGTCGTTTAATTGGACTTGTATCCTATTATTGGGAGTCATATAAAACACGTTGGCTTGAATTTGGAATTGTAATTTATGATGAGAATGAATGGGGGCATGGACTTGGAAGTTCATGTGCTATGTTTTGGATGGATCAACTCTTTACAGCATTCCCCGACATCCAACGACTTGGATTTTCTACCTGGTCGGGTAATAAAGCGATGATGGGTGTTGGTGAGAATATTGGAATGACTTTGGAAGGAAAAATTCGAAGTGTTCGTTATTACCAAGGAAAGTATTATGATGCATTAAAATACGGTATGCTACGTGAAGAGTGGGACGTTAAAAGGAGAATGTTTTAA
- a CDS encoding DUF1801 domain-containing protein produces MTIQSYINHGEGAFKEQYTLLFNAIQSSIPDGFELVMQYNMPSFVVPLSLYPKGYRGDPTVPLPFISLGYQKHHIGFYHMGIYAQPEILSWFESSYQQSVPTKLNMGKSCIRFTKNTEIPIQLIQDLVAKITPDDWIEIYENS; encoded by the coding sequence ATGACCATTCAAAGCTATATAAATCATGGTGAGGGTGCATTTAAAGAACAATACACCTTACTGTTTAACGCCATACAATCCTCGATACCTGATGGGTTTGAACTGGTTATGCAATACAACATGCCATCATTTGTTGTACCATTATCGCTATACCCCAAAGGATATCGTGGTGATCCCACGGTACCCCTGCCATTTATAAGTTTAGGATATCAAAAACATCATATTGGTTTTTACCATATGGGCATCTATGCACAACCGGAAATATTAAGTTGGTTTGAATCATCCTATCAACAATCTGTTCCAACCAAATTAAACATGGGCAAGTCGTGCATCCGTTTTACGAAAAATACCGAAATACCAATTCAACTTATTCAAGATCTTGTTGCCAAGATAACACCGGATGACTGGATTGAAATTTATGAAAACAGCTGA
- a CDS encoding GntR family transcriptional regulator has translation MNIYIKTEYDLPIYEQIVVQIKQEIGNGTLKPHEAMPSIRFLAKELQVSVITTKRAYEELEKAGYLYTIPSKGSYVSGLGKDKLYKDSVSSIESHLDSIITIAKNADITKQVLIELLDEAYEKQ, from the coding sequence ATGAACATATACATCAAAACAGAATATGATTTACCCATATATGAACAAATAGTTGTTCAGATTAAACAAGAAATTGGAAATGGTACCCTTAAGCCACATGAAGCCATGCCTTCGATTCGGTTTCTAGCTAAAGAATTACAGGTAAGTGTCATTACTACCAAAAGGGCGTATGAGGAACTAGAAAAAGCAGGATATCTTTATACGATCCCAAGTAAGGGATCGTATGTATCAGGACTTGGAAAAGATAAACTTTATAAAGATTCTGTAAGTTCCATTGAGTCACATCTTGATTCAATCATCACCATTGCAAAAAATGCTGATATTACCAAGCAGGTTTTAATCGAGCTCTTAGATGAAGCATACGAAAAACAATAG
- a CDS encoding ATP-binding cassette domain-containing protein, giving the protein MSNNLTVDHLGRKFEGSFEIKPMSFEIMTGTMCGVFGENGAGKTTLMKMMMQQYQHTSGSITMGSNPLVNSLCSYIPDTIPYPLNMTPQQIVTLESLLIPTWNQSLFEQYRLQFNLNFKTPLNKLSLGEKQHLMFCIALATEAKLYILDEPTEGIDPFKRDEFIRLLHENIYKEEAIAMISTHNVKGIENLLDYVLYMEKGSCVLFTDIEQFPHDARKCLAKRHLDLSVFDRNPSLDQFIQMMQGCNV; this is encoded by the coding sequence ATGTCAAACAATTTAACCGTCGATCATCTTGGTCGTAAATTTGAAGGGTCATTTGAAATCAAGCCGATGTCGTTTGAAATCATGACAGGAACAATGTGTGGTGTTTTTGGAGAAAATGGTGCTGGAAAAACAACACTGATGAAAATGATGATGCAACAGTATCAGCACACATCAGGATCAATAACAATGGGTTCCAATCCTCTAGTCAATTCTTTGTGTTCCTATATACCCGATACAATTCCCTATCCATTAAACATGACTCCTCAACAAATTGTAACCTTAGAATCTTTACTCATACCAACATGGAATCAATCCTTATTTGAACAATATCGTCTCCAATTTAATTTGAACTTTAAAACACCCCTAAACAAACTTAGTTTGGGTGAGAAACAACACCTTATGTTTTGTATCGCACTTGCGACTGAAGCAAAGCTGTATATTTTAGATGAACCTACTGAAGGCATTGATCCATTTAAGCGTGATGAATTCATCAGGTTATTACATGAAAATATCTATAAGGAAGAAGCAATCGCAATGATATCAACCCATAATGTGAAAGGAATTGAAAACTTACTGGATTATGTTTTATATATGGAAAAGGGAAGCTGTGTACTTTTTACAGACATCGAACAATTTCCACACGATGCGCGAAAATGCTTAGCGAAACGTCATCTAGATTTGAGTGTATTTGATAGAAATCCGAGTTTGGATCAATTTATTCAAATGATGCAAGGGTGTAACGTATGA